The Pseudomonas orientalis genome contains a region encoding:
- a CDS encoding XylR family transcriptional regulator: MKTLPPVHRIALLFNGSKIYDRGIIAGIGNYLSSTRASWDLFLEEDFLCRLRGIERWQGDGIIADFDDPLIGEALAGSRIPVVAVGGSYEDVSLYPKGIPYVATDNHALMKLAYEHLIEAGLTRFACFSLPEAQANRWAQEREKAFRGLMQRDGLQVEIYRGLGTSAPLWDSAVEQQIAWLHSLPKPIGIIAVTDARARQLLQACLTAGIAVPEEVALIGIDNDPLTRTLTRVPLSSVIQGTETMGRTAAALLHQMLHGKPCAGTQVLVPPDAINVQASSLHQPLGNPYVMQALLFIRQYACQGIKTAQVAAYVGVSRSSLESHFRKVRGCSVHDEILRFKLAAAARGLENQALAIADIAQTCGFTSAQYLHTVFRREYGCTPRQYQQGAA, translated from the coding sequence ATGAAAACCCTACCGCCCGTGCACCGCATTGCCTTGCTCTTCAACGGCAGCAAAATCTACGACCGTGGCATCATCGCCGGTATCGGCAATTACCTGAGCAGCACCCGTGCGTCCTGGGATTTGTTCCTGGAGGAGGATTTCCTCTGTCGCCTGCGCGGCATCGAGCGTTGGCAGGGCGATGGAATCATTGCCGATTTCGATGACCCGCTGATTGGTGAGGCGTTGGCCGGGAGTCGGATACCGGTGGTGGCGGTGGGCGGGTCGTATGAGGACGTCAGCCTGTACCCCAAGGGGATTCCCTATGTAGCGACCGATAACCATGCCCTCATGAAGCTGGCCTACGAGCACCTGATCGAGGCCGGGCTGACGCGGTTTGCCTGTTTCAGCCTGCCCGAAGCCCAGGCCAATCGCTGGGCCCAGGAGCGTGAGAAGGCGTTTCGCGGCTTGATGCAGCGCGATGGTTTGCAGGTGGAGATCTATCGCGGCCTGGGCACCAGCGCGCCGTTGTGGGACAGCGCGGTGGAGCAGCAGATTGCCTGGTTGCACAGCCTGCCCAAGCCCATCGGCATTATTGCCGTGACCGACGCCCGTGCCCGGCAACTGTTGCAGGCCTGCCTGACCGCAGGCATTGCGGTGCCGGAGGAAGTGGCGCTGATCGGTATCGACAACGACCCGCTGACCCGCACGCTGACGCGGGTGCCGCTCAGTTCGGTGATCCAGGGCACCGAAACCATGGGCCGCACCGCCGCCGCGCTGCTGCATCAGATGCTGCATGGCAAACCCTGTGCGGGTACGCAGGTGCTGGTGCCGCCGGACGCGATCAACGTGCAGGCCTCCAGCCTGCATCAACCTTTGGGCAATCCCTATGTGATGCAGGCCCTGCTGTTCATTCGTCAATACGCCTGCCAGGGCATCAAGACCGCGCAGGTGGCGGCGTATGTCGGGGTGTCGCGTTCATCCTTGGAGTCGCACTTTCGCAAGGTGCGCGGGTGCAGCGTGCACGACGAGATCCTGCGCTTCAAACTCGCCGCCGCCGCCAGGGGCCTGGAAAACCAGGCGCTGGCGATTGCCGATATTGCGCAGACCTGCGGGTTCACCTCGGCGCAATACCTGCACACGGTGTTTCGCCGCGAGTACGGGTGTACGCCGCGGCAGTACCAGCAGGGCGCGGCTTAG